AAGTTGTTTAACGGAAAAGTAAGCAGAAGCATCATACTAATAAATCATTTACTTGAACCAATTAGTTTTGGTAACAGTTATTTCAGGGCAAGTCAACTAGACAACACGAAATCAGAGACAAACAACATGCTATGACAGGTGATTGCTCGTTCGTTGCAacagatttcaaataaaaaagtattTAAAATTTTAAGCTCTAATAGTTGAATTACATATAGAATTAAGCCACAACAAAACTACATAGGTGGTGGAAGGCTATAAATTTATCATCTGATACACAGATCATTTCATAGAAGATGCTAATGTAGAACCAACTACCATCAGCATCAACTGTGTCAGTAAAGAAAATAAATTATAAGTACATATAAAAGCCACTGCTGGATGCTGAAAGTTGCAATTTCTCCTTGTGATCGATTTAGAATGTTAAAATTTGATCTACTCTCGAATTGCATTTAAAAGCTAGGCAATGCTGAAGAGCAAGAGCAGACCATAGAAAGATAGTAATATGCAACAGGAACAGAGTGGAGTTATAAAGTTATCTGAAAGTCCTGTACTCCTATTATGCAATCTGATAATGAAGCTCAGAGCAAGAATGAGAAAAGTACACAACTAGAGCGTACCTGCAGATCAAGAATTTCAGCAATATCTGTCGGATGGACATTCTCCACATTGAAAGAACACAACGGAGCACGGTGAACAGTTTCGGAAGGTGCTGGACCATATATCTGGACATTTGGAACAGAAAGAAGGCTTTCGTAGAGATATGTCCCCAACTCTTTCTGGAAAGCAAAAGCTAACAGAAGTGAGAATGTTATCACAGGAATTGCTCTTTCTAGCACCAAGATAGATCTTATATTGACCTCATATTCATGGATCTGCTCCATGCCAATGCATGATAAATAATCAATGGCTGCTCCCAATCCTATAGCTTCTCCAATTGCAGGAGTTCCAGCCTCAAATCTTTCCAAACCAATCAAGAGCATTATAAGAAAACAAGGGGAGACATAAATGAAGAACATTATAATAGGGAATTTGTCTATACATTTCTGTGATTTTGTCTGTAGCACACTCTTTTGTCTGGGACAGGGTCATACAGAAAATAAAATTTAACAGTGTCCTACTGACAGATCCAATTCTATAAGAGTGATGTGTGGACTGTTAATAATTCTGGTACAGGTTAACATGGGTATTCAAGGTATGCCATATCAAGATGGAAATAGTCAAATTCCACATCAGAAAATTAGCTGCAGACAAAAGCAGAATCAATGTTTGATTATTAACTTCTAAAAGGTGTGCCCTGTTGTCTAGTAACTTTTCTATCACTTAAGATACTCCATACACTGTAACGACTTTCTACAAAACATATGATAGCACCCAATGACAGGTCTTGAAAGATCAAAGCATGGAGTTCCTCACCTAGAGGGAGGCTCAGCGTATGTGGATCTGTCTTGGAATACATCTGCAATCATTTCACCACCACCTGCAGCAAAATCAGTACAAGCCTAAGTAAAATGCAAACAGGAAACTGAGGCTTACTCAATGCTGTAGATTTAGCTACTGATTTTATCCTCTGGCAGAGAGTGAACAAGTTCATTTCACCTTGCAGTATCTTACCTAAGAAAGGCTCCATAGATGACAAAATCTCAAATTTACCATGCAAAATTCCGACGCCTGTAGGGCCACACATCTGAGAAGTTTAGCCCATAAATTTGTGAAGGTCAATTGTTGTGTATTCCAACATGACTAGAAATTAATTTATAACAGAGAGTTGATGATAAAAACCTTATGAGAGGATGCAACAAGAAAGTCTGCGCCAAGTTTCTGAACATCAACTGGCATATGGGGAACACTTTGGCAAGCATCTACAAGGACTTTAGCTCCAACTCTGTTTGACCATGTTACAATCTCCTCGATAGGAAGCATGGAACCTGGAAACCATGAAGGAATGTAGTTGAATGCGGCTCAGAAATTGTAGTTTTAAGATAATTGATTGGAATAACATCAGTTGCATATTTACTTTCAGCCTCATTGCGTATGAAAGAAAGTACAAATTATCATATAAAGTTCCAACACAGCTATTTGATTAAAAATTATGTCATTAATACCAATATAATAATAGCTTTTCACAAAGACATAAGTTACAGTATAATTATCATGATCTTTAAGAGCCTTTCAAATAAGGCATTAGCTTACCTAGAACATTTGCGACATGATGAACAACAACTATCTTTGTCTTGTTCGACAGAAGCCCTTTTAACTGCTCAATGTCTGGGACATTTTCTTTAGTCAATCCAACATACTTTAAGGTGGCACCAGTCTTCTGGGAAACAAATTGCCATGGAACAATAGCACTATGATGCTCCGCAACTGTAAGGACAATCTGGCCAAGAAAATAGTGGAAAAAAGGTTCttatgaagaatatgcaaaataTTGCATGTTTTCAAAGAACACGTACTAGATCATGCTACTTGGTAAAATTTGTGATCGGCAAACCAGCATTGTTCTCTAGCAGTCATTAGATGGGCACTTCACTAACAAACATACTATAAAGGAATGAGTGGGACTTttaaattttatttatttattattattgttgttgttgttgttacaaTTATGTTTTTTGCACAACTTTTACAGCTGCATGAATCAATACATGAAGTTAGGATCATAAACAGCAGGTACAGTAAACTAGATAAACCATAATGTAACAGCAGGAACGAGATAGAAGCCTCACTTCATCTCCTTCTTTCACGTTAGATAGTCCCCATGAATAGGCTACCAGATTGATAGCTTCTGTAGCATTTCGAGTGAAAACAATCTCTCTGCTATCAGCTGCATTGACAAAATTTGCAACTTTTCTTCTTGCATCCTCATATGCATGAGTAGCCTTCGCGCTGGTGCCACAGGAACCGGCATGTCAGTTAACTTACAACATGTACTGTGTACACATATATTGGTAGCAGTGTAAACACCCAAAACTCAAACAAATGAAGGAACTCATGCACATTGGCCAAAGAACACCATGAACCGACTGATCTATCTTTTTGTGTATAGTGCGTCAGTTGATCATTAAATACTATAGAATCAACATTTAGAAATGCACATAGAAGAGCTTACcaaaatcaacaacaacaacaaagccttaatagaatgaaatgaaaaaaaaacagagcAAGTCCTgctcagtaaatgtgcattccaAGTTGGCAATAACATGGATTTATAGTTTAGACACACTTCATGGAGAAATAACAAACAATTGTATATGCTACCTGAGTGCATGAATACCACGATGAACATTCGAATTGTACGATCGGTAGTACTCATCTAATGTTCTCATCACACTATAAGGTTTCTGTGATGTTGCACCGTTGTCGAAGTAAACTAATTTGGCACCATCGAATTCCTGCAAGTTCCAACAGTACAAATGGAATAAGAGTCTCCTAACTAAAATGTTACTAGAAGCTACTAGTATCCAGCAGACAGTAAGACTACTTTGCGCATCGTGTCTCGGGATATGGCACAGATTCTCGaatgaaaaggaaaagaaaaaaaaatcttatgATGATAGTAGTAGCAATTCACAGGCTACTAAATGCAACTGCTGGGGTTGCTCTAAGAATGTAAACATGGGTGTATTTTCACCTCGAAAGTTACTAACTTCTGAAGTTCAGAACCGATGTGCCCCTGCTACACGCAGAGTTTGAGTAGCCAGGAACTCAAATGAGCTCAAGGCCTTACGATTGACTGAACTGTAACCCGAGCAAAGCAGCAGATAAAACGGGCGTAGGCAGCACGATAGACCTGGTGAAGGATGGGGAAGTCGACGCGGGTGCGGTGCCCCAGCGACGAAACCGGCTCCGCCTCCCGCGACGGCGCCGCCACGGCCGTTGCGCTCCAGCCCCGCCTGGAGGAGGTGGGCTTGACGAAGCCACTGCCGACACCGGAGGAGCAGGGGAAGCAGcaccggagcgccgccgccgtcgccgtcgccgccatgcGCGCCGTCGCGGCTCCTGACGAGAACGATAGCGTTTTTGTTCGGTTGGGGGCTTGGGGCTTCTTTCTGCCGCTGTGCTGTAGGCCCCACGTGTCAGCCTCCAAACAAGAGCAAGCGGCAAGCCTCGAGATGCCGCCGTTGGGGCGGGCGTTGACCTGCCTGACCGGACCCACCCGTCAGTCACCCCATGGAATCGGCGTGGGAGTGGAACAGCCCGACGTGTCCTCGCGTGGCGGCGCCACCGCTCCGAGCGACGCCGCGCGTGTCGCTCCTCCGCTGCGTCCTCCTCGCGGCCTCCTGCTTCATCCCACCCGCCATGCCGCCGGGCGCCGACGAGGGCGAGTGGGCGGCGATGGAGCGCCGGGGCCCGCACCTGTGGGCGTCGGGGCGGCCCTTCGTCGTCCACGGCTTCAACACCTACTGGCTCATGTACTTCGCGGCCGACCCCGCCACGCGCCCCGCGGTCACCGCCGCCCTCGCGGACGCTGCCGACGCGGGGCTCAACGTGTGCCGCACCTGGGCCTTCAACGACGGCGGATACCGCGCCCTGCAGCTCAAGCCCTTCTCCTACGACGAGGAGGTCTTTCAGGTGCGCGACCCGTCgctattcttgttgtagtatgcGCGGCGCTTGTTTGATGAAATGCTTGGTGCATGGGCCTCTCGTCTTCTCATCATTTATTATTGTCAGTCGTCCGGCGTTTGTACTACGTTCCCTGTATCTCTCAAACAGAGACTCATATCTGTGCAGTAGTACTAGTTACTAATTAATCAAGTGACAACTAAGCTTagaattccttttttttttggttacAGGCATTAGATTTCGTGATCAGCGAGGCAAGAAACCATAAGATGAGGCTGATACTGTCACTGTGTAATAACTGGGAAGATTATGGAGGTAAGGCACAGTATGTAAGGTGGGGAAAGGATGCTGGCCTGGATCTTACTTCCGATGACACCTTCTTCTCTGATGCCACAATCAAGAGCTACTACAAAGCTTTTGTTAAGGTAAACATTCCGCTTGCATGGCTCAAAATGGAGAAGCGAGTCTCAATATATTCATAGCTTCGTGATCTTAATTCTTATCAACATCTGTTTTTAGGgcactttttttttgtttgatcACCGTTCTGGCATGCCTTACCATCACAATTACATACATTGTTCTTTCATATCTTAGGCTGTTTTGTCAAGAAAAAATACAATCACAAATGTCGCCTACATGGATGACCCTACGATTCTTGCCTGGGAGCTGATTAATGAGCCACACTGCCATTCAGATCCATCAGGTGACACATTGCAGGTCCTTACTTTGCTTTCTCTTTGTTACAGTTCTGTTTCCTTTTATTTTTTCTATACTACACGTGTTTTAACACTTGGAGTTTCTTGTAGGCATGGATAGAAGAGATGGCGTCTTATGTGAAGTATATAGACCCTGTGCACCTTTTAGAGATCGGCGTTGAAGGGTTTTATGGTCCGTCGACTCCAGAACTTCTGCACGTGAACCCAGATGCTTATTCTGGAACTATTGGGACGGATTTTATCAGGAACCATCGTGCACTGGGAATTGATTTGGCTTCTGTTCATATTTATTCTGACAATTAGTAAGTCCTCATGTAGACATGTTCTTTCCACTGTGAGTTCTGTAGCTGACCAGCTATAAATGCTTCATCTAGGCACTTCATGAGATTGAGTTGATTATCATGACTGAGTGAGATCCTTTTGCCAGGTTGCCTCACTCTGAAGAGGACAGTCACCTCCAGTTTGTGAAAACCTGGATGCAACAGCATATTGATGATGCAGCCAACTTGCTTGGGATGCCAATTCTGATCGGGGAGTTTGGGGTATCACTTAAGCGTGGAAAGTTTGGCCATAAGTTTCGTGAAGCTTTCATGGAGACAGTTTACAGCACTTTTTTGAGGTCTTGGAAGAGTGGAGTGATTGGAGGAGGCTGCCTTGTTTGGCAGCTTTTCCCTGAAAGCACTGAGCACAT
This sequence is a window from Miscanthus floridulus cultivar M001 chromosome 10, ASM1932011v1, whole genome shotgun sequence. Protein-coding genes within it:
- the LOC136486156 gene encoding cysteine desulfurase 1, chloroplastic-like, which codes for MAATATAAALRCCFPCSSGVGSGFVKPTSSRRGWSATAVAAPSREAEPVSSLGHRTRVDFPILHQEFDGAKLVYFDNGATSQKPYSVMRTLDEYYRSYNSNVHRGIHALSAKATHAYEDARRKVANFVNAADSREIVFTRNATEAINLVAYSWGLSNVKEGDEIVLTVAEHHSAIVPWQFVSQKTGATLKYVGLTKENVPDIEQLKGLLSNKTKIVVVHHVANVLGSMLPIEEIVTWSNRVGAKVLVDACQSVPHMPVDVQKLGADFLVASSHKMCGPTGVGILHGKFEILSSMEPFLGGGEMIADVFQDRSTYAEPPSRFEAGTPAIGEAIGLGAAIDYLSCIGMEQIHEYEKELGTYLYESLLSVPNVQIYGPAPSETVHRAPLCSFNVENVHPTDIAEILDLQHAVAIRSGHHCAQILHRTLGITASARASLHFYNTKDEVDTFIDALKATIDFLTTRY
- the LOC136486157 gene encoding mannan endo-1,4-beta-mannosidase 8-like isoform X2, producing the protein MESAWEWNSPTCPRVAAPPLRATPRVSLLRCVLLAASCFIPPAMPPGADEGEWAAMERRGPHLWASGRPFVVHGFNTYWLMYFAADPATRPAVTAALADAADAGLNVCRTWAFNDGGYRALQLKPFSYDEEVFQALDFVISEARNHKMRLILSLCNNWEDYGGKAQYVRWGKDAGLDLTSDDTFFSDATIKSYYKAFVKAVLSRKNTITNVAYMDDPTILAWELINEPHCHSDPSGMDRRDGVLCEVYRPCAPFRDRR
- the LOC136486157 gene encoding mannan endo-1,4-beta-mannosidase 8-like isoform X1 produces the protein MESAWEWNSPTCPRVAAPPLRATPRVSLLRCVLLAASCFIPPAMPPGADEGEWAAMERRGPHLWASGRPFVVHGFNTYWLMYFAADPATRPAVTAALADAADAGLNVCRTWAFNDGGYRALQLKPFSYDEEVFQALDFVISEARNHKMRLILSLCNNWEDYGGKAQYVRWGKDAGLDLTSDDTFFSDATIKSYYKAFVKAVLSRKNTITNVAYMDDPTILAWELINEPHCHSDPSGDTLQAWIEEMASYVKYIDPVHLLEIGVEGFYGPSTPELLHVNPDAYSGTIGTDFIRNHRALGIDLASVHIYSDN